The following DNA comes from Miscanthus floridulus cultivar M001 chromosome 5, ASM1932011v1, whole genome shotgun sequence.
CACGCACATCAAGCGACACCGCAACACGATTCTGTCCCGACGGTGGACTATGCGGCAGACAAGAACTAGAAGACGAGTTCACCTGGAGGCTAGCAACGAGGCCGCGGAGTCATGCAAGCCAATGACAAACAAGCAAGCTAGATCATCATGCAAGCCGCAGATACTTCTGTGTATACATTCATCTACGCTCGACGTTCTCACGAACAGTTTCGACAAGCTAGATCATCATCCAGTCGCTGAGATCCAATCAAGACGTACGGCCTACAGCCGCATACATGCAACCTTGTCATCGGCGTCTTCTCTGACTTCACCGACCTGTCGAGGACTCAGCGACGCAACTACGTGGCGTTTGCACTCCGAGCCGCATCCGCACGGGAGTTCTACTCCAATTCGAATCAAACACAATAGAGATCTCCATGGAAGCAaatctgcatgcatgcaagcaAATAAGGAAGAAGTATGTGTACATGTGCGTGTAGGCCAACTACAAATCGCTGCAGCACTTGCATGTGCACACGCACATATGGCATCAAGCACGCTTTGACCACGTCCCAAATGGCtacaccgagctccgaccacgtcgaccatagaCCATGCCAACCACGTCCTGAGTGGCTCCACCTAACTCTGACCACGTTGACCACCAAACCACATCACAATGATGATCGTcgtgaagaacggcgctacgacaaccgcgaccaccgtcacaacaggccgaaaagcacgaggaccggacaactttatcgccatcgaccaaatttctatccaaagataagtacacttctaatatttatatttaatataatttttcattacgatgtttctccacaaacgtcctcgtcttgattattcttcaaataatgtttgtccatgtataccatcttagaGATAACATACAACCATACTTAACGCAAATCCCCGACTAGTCacgttgacgctcgatgtctccagtAATGGCCCTGTCTACCGACTCTCTCTACACGTGTATGAGCGTCCGCCCTCTGCGTTACAGGTCAtcgacagcggctccttagcgacgcctttCTACACGCACATGGGCTCCGTGCTCCACGCTACAGTaaagctagctagggctggaggctcagctacatactaactggttggacggtttatattaaatataaacacaaacttcacattaacactgatgtttacaaagcaccaactgctttatcacatcatgctcatttgcaaatgactgttgagcatcatacgctatttcttcaccgctgatgttttctccataatttattattttatacatcatgtactaccattctataggaatttcgagctatgctcggggacttcatcgctcgcttctcgacctatgcacggggactgcctcgatcactctctgaccatagctcggggacttcatcgctcgctcctcgacctatgctcggggactgcctcgaccactctccaaccacggctcggggactttacGTCTCGACTACATacgactggcgactcgcatacagttgagatatttttttctcacttagaccttgctacaaggctcatacctcaccttccagcaagctcggggactacatcgatacgatgcacctgtcggtgcatctcgtatcgcctgtacgacgattggattcttaacttaactgggaattctttttagaccctggcaccacgtgcctacatcacctactactaggctcagagactaagtgggcacacttcaccttgcggtgaatgtgtttgtttttcgacccctacgcctctgatgatcaaagacgctacgcttcaagacacccTTATGTTTCTTCCTAGAaacccaagtgggcacacttcccaggacagaaatcttttttcgggcacacttcccaggacggaaatcttttttctttcttcttaagaacaccatacattcttcggacaacctacttctccggcgacaacggtggtcggagatgtcaagaactcaagcctcactgttcggagaaggttaaaatggtgtgtcgcatcagaatacatggcgctcggggactaggtgtgggggatataccctggggtaccacaagatggtacatgggccgcaccatccgaggtggcccggcccataagatcgaggcgtgcacagcaagattacaagttgtactagatattgtaatagtaccaaatatgatattttacttgtaacccttctcctccagactatataaggagaggcaggggtccccctcagggaggatgatccatctagatctcaatcaatacagaataatgagacacatgacgtaggtattacgccaacacggcggccgaacctgtataaatcttatgtcttgtgcctctgtaaccatctggttcctgattacacgcaccgtctaccgacaatctatcatcatgggcatacccctagatggaccgccgaccatatttcgtcgacactttCTAAGGCCAGAACGTTCAGATAACACAAAAGGTTGCTCATCTTCTATTATCATCTCAGCAAAACTCCTCCTTAACTCCTCAGGATCAAATTTCAAAGTAGATAGAGTACCAACACTACTATTGCAAGGGCTAGGTTGTAGTTGTAAAGTACCTTGATTATCTACTACAGGTTTGTGAGGATTCTTCTTGCAGATTTTCAAATGAGCCTTCATGGAGGACGTACCATTTAACTTTGTGTCACAGCGGAGTTGCTTGCCATAGTACTTGCACTTGGCTCTCTCCTCCCCATTATCAAGTTTGATCTTGCTGAAGTGTTCCCAAACATCTGATCTTGGAGCCATGGGCTTCCTTTTCTTCCTTTCCTCATCTCCCACTTCCTCTCCATCCTTGGACTACTGCTGCTCATCCTGCTTGTCATTCTCCCCATTTACAACTTCATTCTCATTCACTTGAACATTCAGATGCGCCACTGTTTCTTCAGTGTCCCCCATCTACAAGACATCAAAACAAAAACCAGCCATCTAGGTACTTAGTCAGGGTACAAACTAACTAACTAATCAACTCGCATTGTCACAAAGCAACCAACAGGCATCTGGATCTATTAGGCATTAAGCAAGACCAAGAAGAACTAAAGACTTACATTGGAGGACTGCTCTGTTCTTGCGGCCGTGGTTGAGGAGCTTGACGACGGTCGacggtggcgccgccgccgccggccgcctgGCGCCCTGGCATGTTGGGGGCGCCGCCAACCGCCTGCCGCGCCTTcgaagggttagggttaggagcgAGAGTGCGAGGCTCTACGTGCGACTCGATTCGATGCGGGGAACTGGGGAAGTGAAGTGGTGCGGGTGCGGCCGTGCGGGGTGCTATGGACCCGTGGTGGACTAGCGGAGACACGGTCACGCGGAGTAGCGGTGGTGGGCTGGTGGGCAATGGGCCGGTGCCTGGTGGGCTGCGCTCAGTCGCTTAGAGCTCAGCGAGACAGCAACTCAGCGCTCAACAGCGGTTTCTCGGTACTTCGGTTCGGTATGGAATAGAAACCGAAGCCGAAGCCGAACACCGAACTTCACAGAACTGAAAACTGAAACCGAACCGAAAAACCGAACTACCGActattcggttcggtttcggttaggTTCGGTGTTCGATTTCCAGTGAAAAATCGCCCAGGGTGACTTGCAGTAGCGTTGGGCCGTTAGCCacatgaccctgcggcccttgcGTGGCCTACCCGCCGCTCGTCCCTGGGACAGGTTATTGGGCCTGGGCTCACCACACGCCAGTTTACTTGCTGCGTCAACAGGCCGCTGGGCCCTTTGGCAAGCGCCGCGGTGTCGACTTCACGAAGCTCCGGAACATGAGATGCCGCCAAATTGTTGGATCGGGTCGAtcgaataaaataaagaggaacATCAGCTGCCGTTACCAGGTTCTCGTGTGAATGAGCAACCAAAACGTCTGTCTGTTCACACCTCAGCAAACAATGGAGGCGCAAGGTGAATGAAGAACAAATCAAATGAGCTTTTACTTTACAATCTATTTAATTTTgtttatcttttttcttttttgcaacGAGTCAATTTCATATTCGGCGCCCGCGGCGAAAAATAATGCAATCCGCCTTGCCGACGTCAATTCTTTAACTTACCCCCCAACCCCAAACAGAAGGAGAATACCACAGCCGCATCCTGGTTGGCTCCCACATTGTCGTGACGACTGACGATCCATCCACCACACTTGCGCTTCGCTTCTAGTCAACATGCGCGGCGCAGACCTTCCTGATCTCCCCGTTGTCGCCCGTGAGCACCTCGATCcggcccatgttggtcatggcgGCCGCGTAGTCGTCGAAGAACTCGTCGGGCGACGCCGACGCGGCGGCCATCCGCTCCACGTACGCCCTGGTCCACGGGTCGTCGAGGAGGGCCTGGTCCGAGCTGAAGAGGCCCCTGTTGCTGCGCACGTCGCGGTAGTAGCTCAGGTCGAAGGTGTAGGGGCTGCCCGGGTCCATCTCCACCATGGTGTCGTCGTTGGCGACGCCCGGCTCGCACACCTCCCGCAGCTGCGCCGCGTACGCCTTGTTCAGCGACGGGTCCTGCCCCACGTGCCCGCTGTAGTTGTACAGCCGGTCCGACGCGAACGTGGAGCACTGCGCCCTCCCGATCGTGTGGCTTCCTGATAGGACGACGAGGTCCTTCCACCCCAAGCCCTTGAAACTGAAGTAGGTCTTGAGGTCGACGATTGTGGAGGATGGGGGCGGGAGGTCGTTGTTGGCGTCGTACTCCGCGGACACCTTGCCGTCGCGGCGGCCGGCCTCTACAGCATACCGCGGCCCGTTGCTCTGGAACAAGGAGAACGAAGCCGCTTCAATGTGCCGCCAACGGGCGATCGAACTGATCTCACTCACGAATGCATTTCACCGACGACGCCGACAAATTAAGGGAGGCTGCTTATTTACCAGGTACACGGCGTCCCGGGCCGCCATGACGATGATGTCCGCGCACGACACGGTCAGCGGGCACGCGTCCTCCACCTTGGCCTTGATCTGCTCGATCTCCTCGTAGCCGCGGAGGCCGTAGCTCGGGATGGCGTCCCTCTCCCCGGTCTCGTTCCGCGAGATGAGCATGATCGACGCGTCGCAGCCCTGCACGCGGCGCAAAAACCATCCAGGAAATCCGCATCAACCACCCGGGATACGGCCGGCGACGCACCGAGCGAGATCGATCACCGGTGCAgggggcaggcaggcaggcgacgAGGAACACGGAGGGACGCTAGAGAGGAGCGGCTAGCAACGCACCCGGACGAGGCAGTCGTGGAACATGAACCGCAGCAGCGCCGGCCCGATGGTCTTGTCCTTCTCGACGAGGCTCCGCGTCTCGGCGAGCACCAGGTCCTCGACCTGCGGGCACGACTCGTTGTAGAACCCCACCGCGAGGCCGGCGACGGGGAGGCCCGGCAGCACGCTCATCGCGGGGTCCGCGCGGCCCGGCCGGCAGCTCGAGACGGCCGCCAcgaccaccagcagcagcagcagcctcaATGCCATCGGCAACTGAAGCCGCCGAACCACCGGCGGATCGAACTGTATAATCAGGTCGTCGCCGGCGACCCGGCGTCGTTGCTTAGCACTCACGAAAGCAGCTCAAGAAATCGTTGAAACAACCATGCCGAGAGTCTGGATGGAACTCGATGGAGAAGGCGGAGAATTGGACGCCCAACTGCATACAAGTGGAGTATAAAATCGCGAGAATCCGCCAGCTCCCGCAAATAAACCCCCCCGGCGCGAGTATAAAGAACTGATGAGAAAGTCTTCGCTGAAAGCGAGGCAGTGGTAGGTTGGTGGGCCCTCGCTTTCGGGGATCTCAGAATACGCCAGTTGGTTAAAAACTGAGGCAGACATCAAAGGCCGGCTAGCTAGCTATACTAGGAATACGAATACGAATACGAATACGAATATCGATCGAAGCAGAGCGATGGCGTCGGAGGCTACGCGGAAATTAAAGGAGAAGCGCGACAGCCATTTCACACGGGACCAGCAGGTGGACTGAGGGGCCCTGGCCGTCGTGGCTAGCTTTTTGCGATCGTCAACGGATTCTTTCAGCCGATTTGGGACTACCAGTACCAGAGCCTTGTCTACATACGTACATGGGGACCTGGATGGGCTATTGATCAGGAGGCTAGCTAGGAATTGTCTTTAATGGAGCCGGGTCGCTGGAACGTACCTGATTATAATAAGCACCATGGCTTGGAAGCTtgttaagaaaaaaaaaaccggAGAGGAGGCAGCGCAAAATTGAGCTCGTCCCTGTTGGCTTCGCTGAGTGCTGACCAAGAAGAAATGGTTGGCGCACGAGCGCTCCCCAGCATCAGCAAAGCAGAGGCCGCCGATGTCGTTTCTTGGTGAACTAGTCCACCTGCTGGATGATCTCTGGGCTTACGCTTACGCATATAACTTATTCAAGTTTTATCGTTTCGCAGGATATAGAATTGTAAAACTGATCATGTGTGCCGAGTGCAGACagtagaccccccccccccccccccccccccccccccaaaaccgGTTAAACTAAACAATGTCGTCGACCGGATCAGCTGTACACATGTTCACTGTTACTATTGGAAACCGTATATTCCTTGTCATGTTCCAACCACCCTGCTACCTAATGGCCCTGTTCGGTTTACCCCATATCCAACTCATTTGGTTTGCTTTTTCAGTcgcaacaatatttttttctcacaataattcagcaaaaacagtgttttcagccaagttttagaccagcgaacggggctagTCGCCGGATCATTGCCCATCCTGAAATagctctttctttctttctttctttagaAACGCCCATCCTGGAATAGCTAAAAGTATGCCTTCTTAACTGTCTTCAACAAGGAACCCATATGGACACCTAAACCTAAAATGGATAGTAAGAGACATAAAATCAGCCGCCAAtagagtacctatacgggagacctattttgtgttgcctgagaggcaca
Coding sequences within:
- the LOC136453371 gene encoding peroxidase 27-like; translation: MALRLLLLLVVVAAVSSCRPGRADPAMSVLPGLPVAGLAVGFYNESCPQVEDLVLAETRSLVEKDKTIGPALLRFMFHDCLVRGCDASIMLISRNETGERDAIPSYGLRGYEEIEQIKAKVEDACPLTVSCADIIVMAARDAVYLSNGPRYAVEAGRRDGKVSAEYDANNDLPPPSSTIVDLKTYFSFKGLGWKDLVVLSGSHTIGRAQCSTFASDRLYNYSGHVGQDPSLNKAYAAQLREVCEPGVANDDTMVEMDPGSPYTFDLSYYRDVRSNRGLFSSDQALLDDPWTRAYVERMAAASASPDEFFDDYAAAMTNMGRIEVLTGDNGEIRKVCAAHVD